The Oncorhynchus tshawytscha isolate Ot180627B linkage group LG18, Otsh_v2.0, whole genome shotgun sequence genome has a window encoding:
- the LOC112218055 gene encoding claudin-20-like, translating into MASSAMQILAFALALLGVLGATVATLLPNWKVSADVGSNIMTAISQMQGLWMDCTWYSTGVFSCTLKYSVLSLPAYLQTARTTMVLSCMMACLGLCLAALGLKCTRWGGSHRAKGHAAIGAGGCFILAGILCLVPASWFTNEVITTFLDSNIPESSKYEPGGAVYVTFVSAGLLLAGGVIFCLSCPGKREGQLDYTSTSTSTTFPDKLLQQQINQEQIQRDQLQRDLILREQLQRGQKDFEQQTSPNEQSSREQLQWGDKGPQDEAHEADEIQQEEPLQEKPLHEDKGTQQFYSPSRVPPKDARAGYSLQDYV; encoded by the coding sequence ATGGCGTCCTCCGCCATGCAGATCCTCGCCTTTGCCCTGGCGCTACTGGGCGTCCTGGGCGCCACTGTGGCCACGCTGCTGCCCAACTGGAAGGTGAGTGCCGACGTGGGCTCCAACATCATGACTGCCATCTCCCAGATGCAGGGGCTGTGGATGGACTGCACCTGGTACAGCACCGGCGTGTTCAGCTGCACCTTGAAGTACTCCGTGCTGTCGCTGCCCGCCTACCTGCAGACCGCCCGGACGACAATGGTTCTGTCGTGCATGATGGCTTGCCTTGGCCTCTGTCTCGCTGCCCTGGGGCTCAAATGTACCCGCTGGGGGGGCAGTCACCGGGCAAAGGGACACGCAGCCATCGGGGCGGGGGGTTGCTTCATCTTGGCTGGCATCCTCTGCTTGGTGCCCGCTTCCTGGTTCACCAACGAGGTAATCACTACCTTCCTGGACTCCAACATACCCGAGAGCAGTAAATACGAACCTGGGGGGGCCGTGTACGTGACCTTTGTCTCTGCCGGCCTACTGCTGGCCGGTGGGGTCATCTTTTGTTTGTCGTGTCCCGGGAAAAGAGAGGGGCAGTTGGATTATACGTCGACATCCACCTCTACCACCTTTCCtgacaaactactgcagcagcaGATAAACCAGGAGCAAATACAGCGCGACCAGCTCCAGCGTGACCTGATACTGCGGGAGCAACTGCAACGGGGGCAGAAGGACTTTGAACAGCAGACGTCGCCTAATGAGCAGTCAAGCCGTGAGCAGCTTCAATGGGGTGACAAAGGGCCCCAGGATGAGGCCCACGAAGCGGACGAAATCCAGCAGGAGGAGCCTCTACAGGAGAAGCCTCTACATGAAGACAAGGGAACGCAACAGTTCTACTCTCCATCCAGAGTCCCTCCAAAAGACGCCCGGGCAGGCTACAGCCTGCAGGACTATGTTTAA